ccccacccaacctttaccccgccccgcattctaaatacacacacacacattcactgacagatacgcatacactagctaacagaaacacacacactaacagacaaactcacatcagtaacagacaaactcacactcagtaacagacaaactcacactcagtaacagacactcactaacagacactcactaacagacactcactaacagacactcactaacagacactctctcactcactagcagacacaaactagcagacacacacacactaacatacacacacactcacaggcaaacacactaacagacacacactcactaacacacacacaaacacactcactaacagacacactcacactctcactaacagacacactcacactcactaacagacacacacactcacactcactaacagacacacacacactcacactcactaacagacacacacactcacactcactaacagacacacacactcacactcactaacagacacacacactcactaacagacactcacaataacactttttttttttttttttactttaaccccccagcctccttacctttgggaatgctgggagggggggggcttcttttttccctggtggtccagtggcttttttttttaactttaaccccatcagcctccttacctttgggaatgctgggggggggggggggcttcttttttccctggtggtccagtggctgctgggcgggcggcgctggtgggcgggcggcgagggagcacttcctttgagctgtctgctcagctccctcgcgcgccgcacattgaggctgggaggcggagccggaatatgacgtcatattccggctcccagcctcactgtgcggcgcgcgagggagctgagcagacagctcaaaggaagtgctccctcgccgcccgcccagcagcgccgcccgaccgcccagcatgtctgttagccgcaaggctaacaagacatttgccttgggcatttgggggggcggctttttttgccgccccctggaaaatgccgcccaaggcaaatgccttgtttgcctcgcggctaatacgcccctgctggcAGGGGCCACATAATTAAACCTTGCACCACCTAGAGTTTTTTTTGCTACTTGCTCATTGACTGTTAAAAAGAATTCTGAAAATCGATTCGGCCAAATCACATTTTTTCAagatgcacaagtctagttaatGCTACCAAGAACAAGTGATGGGAATTAAAAATGTTTAAGTGCAATAAGAGTGTCAAGCTATAATGTCCTCATTTACTATTGTATACCACCTTTCTATCTACAGGAATTCGAAACATCAGCAAACCATTTGTGGTGGAGCTCAACTATTTAGGATTTGCCTATAAGTTTGGAGGTTGGGGCAAGGATTCAATGTTAGGGGCCGATCAGGATATCCACTGGGTGGCCCCTCTGACTACGGATGGGAGATCCATGAATAGTATACGCTTCTACCCTTCATACGATGATCTCCTGCTCTACAAAAATCCTACAGACAAGGTCCTCACTAAACCTATAGCATACAACAATATTGACTACTGCAGCAGTGGACAAGGTGGTGGTGTGATCATGTTTAATGAATCCATGTACTACAACTGCTACAATACCAGGGACCTCTGCAAGtttaatacaaaaacaaatgcaGTGGAGTGTAAAACGCTCACAGATGCCACATTCAACAACCGGTTCTCTCATGCATCCAATAAGTGGAAAAACATTAACTTGGCTGCCGATGAAGATGGTCTTTGGGTGATTTCTTCCACAGAGCAGAATGGAAGAAATATAATTATCAGTAAACTTAATTCAACCTCCATGATAGTAGAGAAGACTTGGACTACCTCCCAAAACAAGCTTGGAGTTACCAACACCTTCATGGTGTGGGGTATTCTATATGCAACACGGACTCTAAACGTAAGGAGGGATGAGATCTTCTACAtgtatgacaccaagacaagtACTGAAGGGAAGCTGAGTATCCCCTTTGACAAGATGATGGAGAACATTCAATGTCTGTCCTACAACCCCAATGACCACAAGCTCTACATGTCTAATGATGGCTACCTGGTCACTTATGATGTCAACAACTTCAAAAGATAATCGAATAGAATGACCTCCATAAAGATCAAGTAACTACGAATCCCTGCCAGATTGCCCTAAAGAGCTTTAAACTGAGAGTCTAAACTATATCTCTCCATTTCTCTGAATCCCCATCCAGTTCTGTTCTCCTGCATAACACAACATCCACaatgaaaatgtaatatttttttatcaatacAGCAGGTTAAATAgaaatgcattattattttgtatacaaaagcaacaaaattaaatgtttttaaaaaattaaaacagacTCATATTTCACCAACTGTAATGtgacaaaaattatattttaaatcatTAAGACATTTGATGAAATGAAAAATACTTGATAAAACCACACAGTTTGTGTTCTCCTGACTGGTAGATTAGTGGCAACATTGCTGCCGTTCTGATTCTGTAAGATCTGTCCTGAAACACTGATGGGAATTAATTAAACTTGGTTTGTAAATTGTGAATGTTCTTATATGCCTAACTCTGAGCTGAGTTTCATGGTCGCTTATTCTCCATAGTCTCCTAGTGCTATACGTAGAGTATTCTTACAGAAGGTTCATTCCACGTTGGCTCCTGTCCTGGATGGGAATCCCTCTAGGACACATTGTAACAGATATGAATGAATGAGGTGAGGGCACTGTTAAAATGgataatatgtatatatcacaaatgctccaaacatacacacactagcataCTAAGTAGGTAAAAACCCAAATATCATAAGTCTTGGGTGTGAGTAGGAACAAAGATTGAGGAGAACAAAATCTGGACCTGAGATAACCTGCAATGGGCAAAACATCCTCtccttattaataataaaaagtctTATAATGTAACCTtccctattactctatataaccctccctataactcctcctattactccatataacgctccctataactcctcctattactccataaaacTCATGGCTCCAGACAGCACTTTCACAAGGGAGGCATTTTCTCAAATTAtagcacacactacatacaatacatgcacactgcatgcactacacctacgctacatacactacacagattgcatgcactacacacactgcatgcactatacacacacaatgaatccactgcacacactacaaactgcatacactacacactgcatacaatatacacactacatgcaccacacaaacacagacacggcatccactacacactgcatccactactcacacacaatgaatccactgcacactgcatacgctacacactgcatccaatatacacactacatgcgctacacaaacacagacaatgcatccagtgcacaaatacagacactgcattaactacacactgcacccactatacacactccatccatacacacaatgcGTTCACAACAAACATTGCacgcaatacacacagacaaacacacactgcatccacctccAAGTCTGCCCACAAGGTTGCAGAGTGTTTAGAATGGaaacagggtgtgtataatggatgcagagtgtttgtctaggccctagtggatgcagtgtgtgtagcggatgcagtgtgtgtgtagcggatgcagtgtgtgtgtgtgtgtgtagtggatgcagtgtgtgtgtgtgtgtgtgtagtggatgcagtgtgtgtgtgtgtgtagtggatgcagtgtgtgtatgtgtgtgtagcggatgcggtgtgtgtgtatagtgcatgcagtgtgtgtgtgtgtagtggatgcagtgtgtgtatgtgtgtgtagcggatgcagtgtgtgtatgtgtgtgtagcggatgcggtgtgtgtgtttgtagcagatgcagtgtgtgtgtgtagcggatgcggtgtgtgtgtgtagcggatgcggtgtgtgtgtagcggatgcggtgtgtgtagcggatgcggtgtgtgtagcggatgcggtgtgtgtgtagtggatgcggtgtgtgtgtagtggatgcagtgtgtgtgtagcggatgcggtgtgtgtgtagtggatgcggtgtgtgtgtagtggatgcggtgtgtgtagtggatgcggtgtgtgtagtggatgcagtgtatgtgtgtagtggatgcagtgtatgtgtgtagtggatgcagtgtgtgtgtagcggatgccgtgtgtgtgtgtagcggatgcagtgtgtgtgtgtgtgtagtggatgcagtgtgtgtatgtgtgtgtagcggatgcggtgtgtgtgtatagtggatgcagtgtgtgtgtgtgtagtggatgcagtgtgtgtatgtgtgtgtagcggatgcagtgtgtgtgtgtgtagcggatgcggtgtgtgtgtttgtagcagatgcagtgtgtgtgtgtgtagcggatgcggtgtgtgtgtagcggatgcggtgtgtgtgtgtagtggatgcggtgtgtgtgtagtggatgcagtgtgtgtgtgtagcggatgcggtgtgtgtgtagtggatgcggtgtgtgtagtggatgcagtgtatgtgtgtagtggatgcagtgtgtgtgtagcggatgcagtgtgtatatatgcacaatgtgtgtttgaatgtaagcaaatttttatatggagtatgtgtgcgaatgttggtgtttgaaagcaggtgtgtatatgtgtgtagtgtatacacttacacactgatacacatactcacacacactggtacacatatacacaggcacataaatacacagataaacacactgacacactgatagacatatacACAACCAGACAGACACgttacaaatacagacacacaaaatgacacctagttacacacagatacacacataaatatagccacattgacacacacagatactcagacactaagatatacactgacacagaatacacatacagtcagaaaaacaaatacacacagtgtcaagcagatacacacacagacatactgacacacacacacacatgcaggccattttaagccaccctcctgttttttACCTTTTggatgcaggagggtggctggggctgttgGAAGTCGGTCTggctctcccctcctctctgtctcctctTTCCCGCGTTGGTGTGTCACTGAAGACAtatgcccattgggtggccctaagtgcataggccacccgatgggccctatcagCGTGCGGGTCCTAGTGCAGCTGCACCGGTGGCAGTTCCGCCATTACACATTGGGAATGTGAGGCACAAGCGCCCAGGCCCCCAAGACTGCCAGGCCCATGACAACAGCCATAGTTGTTGCCCCTGATGGCCctgtctgcattcactatacacactgcataacatcaTGGATGTGGCCGTGTAAGGGTGGCCGCGGTTTTGGTGGGcggggggcagcatttcatccatggacccaggcagcacaatgcagttgtagtgtgtgggggtgtagggTGTGTGAGGGAGTGGTGTGGGgtttgtgtgagaggtgcagggtGTGATAGGTGCACTGTGTGAGGGATGCACTGTATGTATAAGGGATATAGTGTGTTTCTGGAAGGTAGTGTTTGTAAGTCGTAGAATCTGTGTAGTGTATATCGGTGATctagtgtataggtgtgcagtgtgtgtgaggagtgcacatttatttattatttaattattttaaactttacaccctccccaccccacccttcttacctttggtccAGGAGAGTGGGCATTTCTTCCAAGCCCTTGTGGTTTATTCTGGAGTGAACTCTCACGAGATAGGAGAATTGCCATGATAACCACAGCAACGTGAGAGAAAGAACTCTGCGGTGCTGCTGGCTAGAACCTCCGGGTCTTCTTCCCTCTTCCTCTCCTGACGCAATTTAGTTCCTATGGGCCGGTGAGggttgatctccccaccggcctgtCATAGATAGTGCTGGCTCTGCATGGTCTGGCAGGAGAGATCTCCGCTGTCGACCTCGACCCATGGCCATCGTTTCACACCAAGCTTTGCCCggtttgcctgatggccagtcagGGCTTGCATATAACCCTCCTATAActctctataactccccctatgaCTCTGTATAACCCTTcctataactcttcctattactcATATAaccctctataactcctcctattactctgtataactcctcctattactctgtataactcctcctattactctgcataacctccctataactccttctattaatCTATTTTTCCTTATAATTCTATGTTTTGATCCATATAAACTGTATACTCTCTGTTATATAATCTCTATTATACTAAATTGTCACAGACAGATTTCTTTCATTGTGTGGAATGAGTTTATTTCTCAACTAAAAATTATacatgtacaaaataaaaattaaacatagattaaaaatgcatttatttgacAGTTCAAGCTTTTCTAACAGCAAAgtgtaaagaaatatatatttcatttcatatacaaaaatatgtatatacatttatttttattttttttaaaacgtgaTTGCACAAATGTCTGGAGCGTTCCGTCGTGTCAGACTGTAAGAGGAATGCTGGAATCTGACCAATCAACTGTACCGTACGCTGCCCCCAGCACTCTCGGGGTTAAtgtcatttctaaaaaaaatcagTCCTCGAAGGACAAATGTCACAATACTGAAAAAGTAAttctgaactttattaaaaagTATATTGACCGGCAGCATAGTATGGTCGATATTACACTTTACTATGGCATATAGTCCAGTTCATGTCGGTAGACAGTGTGTTGtcattttgtaccgtgatgcaaaTAGGAGAAAATATAGTCAAATCCACGGCCTTTGCCCCGGATGGAATGTTGACTCCGTGTTAACGTTATTTGTATCGATGGTTAACAGAAATGAAGAGAGATCGAGCTGCTGTATAATGAAACAGGCGTCTTCAGGGTCATCGCACTTTGCAGCTTTTTAATGAATCTCCACTTTTATACAAAAAACATGCAGGAAATCGCTAAAACAGCATGGCAGTGAGTGTAAACAAAATAGtagcatgaaaaaaatatatggaaatgCACATCAAGTGGTTACAGGGCACTTGCAGCATGGTCACTTCCAAATATGAGATAGCAGCGCAATCAGCTGGGAACTCTGATACACTGCACAGgcagtccctcccactgcagggtgacacagacagagggagctatgggacatggagtctgtccctcccagggCAGGGTGACAGactgagggagctatgggacactgagtctgtccctcccactgcagggtgacacagacagaaggagccatgggacacggagtctgtccctcccactgcagggtgacacagactgagggagctatgggacacagagtctgtccctcccactgcagggtgacacaaactgagggagctatgggacacagagtctgtccctctcactgcagggtgacacagacagaaggagctatgggacacggagtctgtccctcccactgcagggtgacacagacagaaggagctatgggacacggagtctgtccctcccactgcagggtgacacagacagaaggagctatgggacacggagtctgtccctcccactgcagggtgacacagacagaaggagctatgggacttAGAATCTGTCCCTCTCACTgcatggtgacacagacagaaggagctatgggacacggagtctgtccctcccactgcagggtgacacagacagaaggagctatgggacacggagtctgtccctcccactgcagggtgacacagacagaaggagctatgggacacggagtctgtccctcccactgcagggtgacacagacagaaggagctatgggacacggagtctgtccctcccactgcagggtgacacagacagaaggagctatgggacacggagtctgtccctcccactgcagggtgacacagactgagggagctatgggacacagattctatccctcccactgcagggtgacacagacagaaggagctatgggatacggagtctgtccctcccactgcagagtgacacagacagaaggagctatgggacacggagtctgtccctcccactgcagggtgacacagacagaaggagctatgggacacagagtttTACCCTCCAACTGCAGGGAACTATATTTTAGAGAGCTGTAAATACAATACTGGGCAAATGTGTATTGTCTCTCTGGAACATACTGAAAGATGTAAATATAGTTTATTATGGAATATGCACCAAAATGATCTTTGTTCTAGAAGCCAAAGTTAAATCAATGCTGGATTGTATACGCTGCTCCTATAGTATCTAGTTAGACCTAGTTTGCTCTCATATCTTCCAGACCAGCACCAGTCATCATAATGTGGACCACGAGGCACTGCTCCTCATCTTACGTTCTAGGAAACCATTAGATCTATTGGCCCCAGAGCAAGCTCGAAACAAGTCCCTGCCACTAGGCAAGATTCTGATTCTAATTAATGGATTAAGGAATTCACAATGGATTTTGCTGCTGGTTTCATTACAAACAGTTCTTGTACCTACTTGAGAATTGTCCATGGATAAGTGGAAGTAGTTCAGTACCAGTAAAGTACGTTGTCTGATATCCGTGCCATATCACAGGTGGATAGCTGGCTTTTATTCATACATATTCTATTACTGTGGGGGCTCTTGGAGACATGTCTTCAAAGCAAGCAAGAATGAGAACCATCAGTATGATAGACACATTGTAAAAATAGCCATTATATTGTCTTCAAATGTACCGGGAATAGTTGCCTAGGGCTTTGAAAAGGTCGCATTCTTCAGAAGGTTAGAAGGTCATGTATATGTACTAACACCAGACTTAGATTTCAGAATGCATGAAGATGACTCATTAAGCACAACTTGCTTTGAGTTCATGTCTAATATCCTTGGGTCACCTCTTCAATAGTCCCTTCTTCCAAGTACAGTGGATGGTCCGTGGATGCTGAGAGTCCCATAAGTCGTGTGGTTTCACGGGCTGGACACATGACATAGCGGTTAGCATTCTCTGAGTGGTGTACTTCGGCTGTAATTGAACTGGTCTTCATAAAAATGTCATCCCCTAGATCCTTTGCATCTAAACCACCGACTGCTCCCAATTCACCATCATCATTAGATGAAGGCATGCTAGGATCTTCCATGTTTACGTACAGAATCTCCTCGGGATCCTTGGCTGGTGgaaggttcttgaggagtttttcCAGCTCCCCATGGAGTATCTCAAAAGATGGCCTGTCCTTAGAATTAAGTTGCCAACAGCTGGACATCAGCTCATACCTGGGAGAGGACGAAAGCATCTATCAATGCAATGCTTTATAAAGTCAACCACTGTCCAATGTTAAACAGACAACCTGTAAGATAATAAGGCTCACTGATAAACAAGGCTTATGTGGCTGAGCCCAAGAGCTTTCAGCTTTGATTACTATGTTGATTTTGCCATTTATAGAAACATGATTTCAGACTCACAGTCCATCCAGACAATCTGGGGGTTGCTTCAAGCGGTTCCCTTGCCTCAAATAATCGTAAATTTCGCTGTTCTCCACACCAGGGTATGGTGTCTGGCCTCGTGTAGCAATCTCCCACATGGTGACACCAAATGACCACTAAGACAAGTATGAAGGGAAAAGTTATAAATTGTATATCTCATACACTTTGCTCCTCTATGGAATCTTTAACCGATTAAACATGTCACTACCATTAGGCGACTTTACTAAAACtcaagactgtccctttaactgattACATATCTAACTAACATTAGGTCACTTTACTGAAACTCGGAACTGTCCCAGTAGCATGGGACTGTTTTTATAAATGagtaaacatgtcgctgtcattacaTCACTTTACTGAAACACTGGACTTTTCCTTTAACTCTTTAAACATATGGCTATTGTCCGGTAAACGCCTCTCACCACATCACTTTTGGTAGTGTAGACTCTGTCAGCCAGACTCTCTATTGCAATCCATTTCACTGGCATTTTTGCAATCCGACCTTGGCGATAGTAATCTCCATTGTAGATTTTCTTGGACAGACCAAAATCTGCCACGCATACATTCATATTCTCATTCAACCTGGTGGGATGATCATCACGTGAGAGAAAGAAAGTGACCAATGAATGACAGATCAATGCAATTAAGTGGTTCAGATGGTTCTAAGGCAACCGTACAGAAGGCGAGAGTAAGAAAAGAAGCCCATTCTGACGAGGAAACATTTAAGCAAGACATGGTGGGGCATGAGATTGAGAATAAAACTGAGAGAAACACGGAAAAAACAAGATACTAATGAAAAAAAGCTAATATGCAAGGAACACGGGTTTAATAACaggaggagatgaggagaatgaGTGAGACATGTATTAAGATCTGAGTGCTGCAAAATGGGTCAGAGACAAGGAGTTATAGGTGAAGGTGAAAGAGAGTGAATGAAGAATAAAGTGATAAAGTAACAACGAATGACAGAAAAAACGAGGAGGCAAAGCAGACCTGGTTCATTTACTTTAATTTCTGGGAAACTTACATGCAGTTTCTGGCCGCCAGGTCTCTGTGGATGAAATTCTTACTGCTGAGATAGTCCATACCACTAGCAACATCGACCATGAATTTTACCAGTGTTTGAGTGGGAAGAAACTGGGTACAGAGAAGAAAGATTGTCACATGAAACCGTAAACCCGTATTACTCCTCTACCAGAATCCTTATTCCTGTagaacaggggttcccaacccagtcctgaaCTACTCCctaccagtccaagatttaggAATTACCCCTATGGTgacaaagttatttttttttacttttataaaaacaccttagacacaactgggtaatccctaaatcctggactaggttgggaaccactgctctagaagaACGCTTACTATAAAGGAGAATGGGTTAGAAGGTTGCTCTACTAAGGACAGAGCAAATTAAGAAGATGGGGACTAGTTAGGTGTCCAGAATTCAAAATGGCTGAcagcataaaataaaaaggtaCAG
This DNA window, taken from Pelobates fuscus isolate aPelFus1 chromosome 9, aPelFus1.pri, whole genome shotgun sequence, encodes the following:
- the LOC134573468 gene encoding olfactomedin-4-like, which encodes MRLFLIIALSVCQANAASLNLKNLARKVEVMELGEISYTELDFELLKLEIREMESLAIQLRASFNGSSALMETLFEKIQNISIMVDQLESHDKNNVLAVKQEIASLRKRLEDGEKHQDNPAVPPVPYSKTKHGGIRNISKPFVVELNYLGFAYKFGGWGKDSMLGADQDIHWVAPLTTDGRSMNSIRFYPSYDDLLLYKNPTDKVLTKPIAYNNIDYCSSGQGGGVIMFNESMYYNCYNTRDLCKFNTKTNAVECKTLTDATFNNRFSHASNKWKNINLAADEDGLWVISSTEQNGRNIIISKLNSTSMIVEKTWTTSQNKLGVTNTFMVWGILYATRTLNVRRDEIFYMYDTKTSTEGKLSIPFDKMMENIQCLSYNPNDHKLYMSNDGYLVTYDVNNFKR